The sequence AGTGCGGGGTTACGTTCGAGGAACTCATCCGCGGAGGCAACGATGCGGCAACTCCACCTTGTCCGCAGTGTGGGAGCCTTCGCACGGAGCGTATCTTTTCAGTGTTTGGCTTTTCTGGGACGAGCCGGCCATCTTCCGGCTCTGCGAAGGCTTCTTGTGGTGGCTGCTCATCCAGGCACTGTTCCACCTGCAGGTGATGGAGAGGGGTGCTTGACTGGAAGGCTGGAGCGGCTGGGCGAACAAAAGGCGGGCAACGTGAAATGACCAAAGACCAGCTCGTCGACAAGCTCGCCGAGGGCACGGGGCTGATGAAGCTGGAAGTTGCCGCGGTGATTGATGGCTTCATCGCCGTAGTCTCTTCGGCACTACGACAAGGGGAGAGCGTTACGCTGCGGGGTTTTGGGACGTTTCTCCCGGTGGAACGCAAAGCGCGCAAGGCGCGTAACCCGGTTACCAAAAATCTGGTGTACATTCCGGCGCGGAGGGCACCATACTTCCGTCCCGCCCAGGAGCTGCGCAAAGCGGTGGCAGACGCGCCTGGCAGCGGAGCGGGTGGCCGGACCTTCGAAGATTGAGACCAAACCTTACCGCACCTTCTGCGCCGGTGCGACAATATGGACGAAGGAGGTGAGCAAGATTGCCCAGTGGCAAGAAGCGCAAGCGACACAAGATTGCAACTCATAAGCGCAAGAAGCGGCTGCGCAAAAATAGGCATAAGAAGAAACTCCGCTAAGCTCGAGGGGGGAGCTACCGAGACAGTGACATTGGTGAGCGAACAGACGGCAAGAGGGCGGTGGCGTCTATGGTCGCCCCAGGCGGAAGGGATAAGGGCCGAGACAGAGGCTTGGCCCTTATTTGCCTTTGTCCGGAGCGCGCCGGCGGCCGCCGTGGCCCCGGTCTTCTGATTCCTGAGGAGAGCGCAGGTGGCAGTGGAAGAGTTCCCGGAGCTGACTCCAGAGATGGGCACCAGCGAAGCCCATATCTACACGGTCTCGGAGCTCACCCGGGAGATCAAAGTTCTCTTGGAGACCACCATCCCTGTGGTGTGGGTAGAGGGCGAGATCTCCAACTTCAAGCTCCATTCCTCAGGGCATATGTACTTCTCGTTGAAGGACGAGAACGCGCAGATCGCCGCGGTCATGTGGCGGGGCCGCAACATGGGGCTCCGCTTCATTCCCGAGGACGGGATGAAGGTCCTGGTGCAGGGCAAGGTCACCGTTTACGAGAAGCGGGGCAACTACCAGCTGGACGTGCTGCGGCTGCAGCCGGCCGGGGTAGGGGAATTGCAGCTTGCCTTCGAGCAGTTAAAGAACCGTTTGCGCCAAGAGGGGTTGTTCGCTGAGGAGCGCAAACGCCCAATTCCGCGCTACCCGGAGCGTGTGGGTATTGTGACCAGTGCCACTGGGGCGGCGCTGCAGGACATCCTGAACATCACCAGGAGGCGCCTGCCAGGGATTGAGCTCATTTTGCGGCCGGCCTTGGTCCAAGGTGAGGGAGCCGCAGAGGATATTGCCAATGCGATTGCCGAGCTCAACGAATACGGGCAAGTTGATGTAATCATCGTTGGCCGCGGCGGCGGTTCCTTGGAGGACTTGTGGGCGTTCAACGAAGAGGTGGTGGCACGCGCCATCTATGCATCCCGCATCCCTGTGGTCTCGGCCGTGGGGCACGAGGTGGATTTTACCATCGCCGATTTTGTGGCGGACCTTCGTGCGCCTACGCCGTCTGCTGCGGCCGAACTGGTCGTCCCTGACCGCCAGCAGCTGCACCAGACGGTGCAGGCCCATCTGACCCGGGCCTATCAGGCTCTGTGTCGGCAGCTCAGTGCCGCGAAGGAGCGACTCAACGCCGTGCGCGCCAGCTATGGTTTTCGCAGGCCCGAGGACATCGTTCACCAGTATCAGCAACGTCTGGACGACCTGACCCGCATGTTGACTGCGGCCACATCTCATGCCGTGGAGTTGGCCAGCCAACGCCACCAGAGCTTGGCCAGCCGCCTTGCCGCGCTGGGTCCGCAGGCGGTTTTGGCCCGCGGATACTCCATCTGCTTCCGCATAGACAGCGGCGAGGTAGTACGAACTGCCACGCAGGTGGCCGCGGGCGAGGCAGTGGGCGTACAACTGGCCCATGGGCGGTTAACGACTGAGGTGAGCGAAGTGGTGCCAAATGCGCCCCTGAGCGAGCTCTCCGCACTCCGAAGGGCGCGCGAGCAACAAGGGTGAGGAACGCATGCCAGAGAAAAGGACGTTTGAGAGCGCCATGCGGCGCCTGGAAGAGATTGTGCAGATCTTGGAGCGGGGCGAGAGCACCTTGGAGGAATCGTTGCGCTTGTTCGAGGAGGGGACTGAATTGGCAAAGTTTTGCCAAGCCCGGCTCAACGAAGCGGAAGCCAAATTGAAGGTCCTTGTCAAGAAGGACGACGGTTTCCAGCTGGAGTTGGTGTGAACCGGGGCGGGCCGTAGACCATGGAACAACGGCAAGCAACATACCCTCTCTTGGACCGGATCAACTCCCCTGCCGACCTGCGCAACCTGGACATTCCCGAGCTCTGCCAGCTCGCAAAGGAGCTGCGCGAGTTCATCGTCTCCACCGTGAGCTGCACTGGCGGTCACCTGGCGCCGAGCTTGGGTGTGGTGGAGCTTACCCTGGCATTGCACTATGTCTTCGATACCCCGCGCGACAAGATCATCTGGGACGTGGGACATCAGTCCTACCCGCACAAGATTCTCACGGGCCGAAGGGAGCAGTTCGCCACGCTCCGGCAATGGGGCGGCATCAGCGGTTTCCCCAGGCGGGAGGAGAGCCCGTACGACGTCTTTGGCACCGGGCACGCCAGTACCTCGATTTCCGCAGCGTTGGGGATCGCCTGCGCGCGCGATTTGGCCAAGGAAGACTACGCCGTGGTGGCGGTGATTGGGGATGGCTCGATGAGCGGGGGCCTGGCCTTCGAAGGGCTGAACAATGCGGGTGCCCTGAAGCGCGACCTGCTGGTCATCCTCAATGATAACCGCATGTCCATCTCCCGCAATGTGGGGGCCTTGGCGGAATACTTGACGCAGCTCATCACCGCACCGGCTTACAACGTGCTTAAGCGCGACATCTGGGAGCTTACCGGAAAGCTCTCCCATCTGGGTGGGCATATCCGCACCGCGGTGCGCCGACTGGAAGAGGGTCTCAAGGCACTGGTGGTGCCGGGCCTCCTTTTTGAGCGCCTCGGGTTCCGTTATTTTGGGCCGATCGACGGGCACAATCTCGCCCTTCTCGTGCGAGTACTGAACGAGGTGCGCCGCTTGAAAGGACCCATTTTCTTGCATGTGCTCACCACCAAGGGGAAAGGCTACGAGCCTGCGGAAAAAGACGCCCCCCGGTTCCACGGACTGGGGCCTTTCAAGATCCACACCGGCGAAACCGCGGCGCCGCACAAGAACCGCACGTACACCGAGGTGTTTGGCGAAACCATGGTAGAGATCGCCGCCAAGCGCCCGAAGGTGGTCGGTATTACGGCGGCCATGGAGTTGGGCACAGGTCTTTGGCGGCTCCATGAGGCCTTCCCAGACCGCTTTTTCGACGTGGGTATTGCAGAAGCTCACGCCGTCACTTTCGCCGGTGGATT comes from candidate division KSB1 bacterium and encodes:
- a CDS encoding HU family DNA-binding protein → MTKDQLVDKLAEGTGLMKLEVAAVIDGFIAVVSSALRQGESVTLRGFGTFLPVERKARKARNPVTKNLVYIPARRAPYFRPAQELRKAVADAPGSGAGGRTFED
- the xseA gene encoding exodeoxyribonuclease VII large subunit, which gives rise to MAVEEFPELTPEMGTSEAHIYTVSELTREIKVLLETTIPVVWVEGEISNFKLHSSGHMYFSLKDENAQIAAVMWRGRNMGLRFIPEDGMKVLVQGKVTVYEKRGNYQLDVLRLQPAGVGELQLAFEQLKNRLRQEGLFAEERKRPIPRYPERVGIVTSATGAALQDILNITRRRLPGIELILRPALVQGEGAAEDIANAIAELNEYGQVDVIIVGRGGGSLEDLWAFNEEVVARAIYASRIPVVSAVGHEVDFTIADFVADLRAPTPSAAAELVVPDRQQLHQTVQAHLTRAYQALCRQLSAAKERLNAVRASYGFRRPEDIVHQYQQRLDDLTRMLTAATSHAVELASQRHQSLASRLAALGPQAVLARGYSICFRIDSGEVVRTATQVAAGEAVGVQLAHGRLTTEVSEVVPNAPLSELSALRRAREQQG
- the xseB gene encoding exodeoxyribonuclease VII small subunit, whose translation is MPEKRTFESAMRRLEEIVQILERGESTLEESLRLFEEGTELAKFCQARLNEAEAKLKVLVKKDDGFQLELV
- the dxs gene encoding 1-deoxy-D-xylulose-5-phosphate synthase; this translates as MEQRQATYPLLDRINSPADLRNLDIPELCQLAKELREFIVSTVSCTGGHLAPSLGVVELTLALHYVFDTPRDKIIWDVGHQSYPHKILTGRREQFATLRQWGGISGFPRREESPYDVFGTGHASTSISAALGIACARDLAKEDYAVVAVIGDGSMSGGLAFEGLNNAGALKRDLLVILNDNRMSISRNVGALAEYLTQLITAPAYNVLKRDIWELTGKLSHLGGHIRTAVRRLEEGLKALVVPGLLFERLGFRYFGPIDGHNLALLVRVLNEVRRLKGPIFLHVLTTKGKGYEPAEKDAPRFHGLGPFKIHTGETAAPHKNRTYTEVFGETMVEIAAKRPKVVGITAAMELGTGLWRLHEAFPDRFFDVGIAEAHAVTFAGGLATQGLKPVVAIYSTFLQRAYDQIIHDIALQKLPVVFALDRGGLVGDDGPTHHGSFDLSYLRSVPNLVVAAPKDENELRRLLWTAVDYDGPIALRYPRGEGVGVPMDSDPALVPIGTSECLRSGQDIAFLALGPLVYRCLEVAERLAKQGIDCTVINARFLKPLDELMLRQVAERHQLLVTAEDNTVVGGFGSAVGEWLADHGFGHVRLLRLGLPDQFVPHGTLKELHAHVGLDVEGIGKATLRAWKETMHLVHSPAARAVS